In a genomic window of Candidatus Chazhemtobacterium aquaticus:
- a CDS encoding carbohydrate kinase family protein — MYDVVSFGSVVLDVTIRSSEFRVMKGHQIAGGVGLCQVYGGKTEVDGINVDVGGGGTNSAVSFIKKGLKAGAVVKLGDDEIGGMIKRALEKYNLGSELMVEEKGGESALSVILVDKEGGRSILTYRGVSKELLSREIDWEKVKGSKWFYVSSLGGKMSLLEDIVAFANKQEIKVAFNPGKAELKDKSRLERVLGKIDVLLLNRLELAGLLGVSFDDDVELMKGAGRLASRGLVVMTEGKKGSVAFDGEIRVRAGAYRVKSVDDTGAGDAFGSGFVYGRIKGWSLADSLKAGAANGASEVMKIGVKEGLLSESELDKWMKKELRLVEEKVRT, encoded by the coding sequence ATGTATGATGTGGTTAGTTTTGGGTCAGTAGTACTTGATGTGACAATTAGATCGAGTGAGTTTAGGGTGATGAAGGGTCACCAGATAGCTGGTGGGGTGGGTTTGTGTCAGGTATATGGTGGAAAAACTGAGGTTGATGGGATCAATGTTGATGTGGGAGGAGGAGGAACCAATTCGGCGGTGAGCTTTATAAAGAAGGGGTTGAAGGCGGGTGCGGTGGTGAAGTTGGGAGATGATGAAATTGGAGGGATGATTAAACGAGCATTGGAAAAATATAACTTGGGAAGTGAGTTAATGGTCGAGGAAAAGGGGGGAGAGTCGGCTTTGTCGGTGATATTGGTGGATAAGGAGGGGGGGAGGTCAATACTGACTTATCGAGGAGTAAGTAAGGAGTTGTTATCAAGAGAGATTGATTGGGAAAAGGTGAAGGGGTCAAAATGGTTTTATGTGTCCAGTTTGGGTGGCAAGATGAGTTTGCTTGAGGATATTGTGGCGTTTGCTAATAAGCAGGAGATAAAGGTAGCGTTTAATCCAGGAAAGGCGGAGCTGAAAGATAAGAGTAGGTTGGAGAGAGTGTTGGGTAAGATAGATGTGTTGTTGTTGAATAGATTGGAACTGGCTGGATTATTGGGAGTTAGTTTTGATGATGATGTTGAGCTGATGAAAGGAGCTGGTCGGTTAGCGAGTCGAGGGTTGGTAGTCATGACAGAGGGTAAAAAGGGGTCGGTTGCGTTTGATGGAGAGATAAGGGTTCGGGCAGGAGCGTATAGAGTTAAGAGTGTAGATGATACGGGAGCAGGTGATGCATTTGGTAGTGGTTTTGTATATGGAAGGATCAAGGGTTGGAGTTTGGCGGATAGCTTGAAAGCTGGGGCGGCGAATGGAGCAAGTGAGGTGATGAAAATAGGAGTTAAGGAAGGATTATTGAGTGAGAGTGAGTTAGACAAGTGGATGAAGAAAGAATTGAGATTAGTTGAGGAAAAAGTGAGAACATAG
- the ung gene encoding uracil-DNA glycosylase yields MNVRIEPSWKKVLQTEFNQPYFKKLTEFVKKEYISTTVYPPPKFIFNAFNSTPFNQVKVVILGQDPYHGPNQAHGLCFSVLPPTPPPPSLQNIYKEIKSDIGHITNTSGDLTHWTKQGILLLNATLTVRAHQAGSHQNKGWEQFTDAVIKVLNQQKTGLVFILWGAYARKKGANIDRQRHLVIESTHPSPLSAHAGFFGSKPFSQTNTYLLLNGHQPINW; encoded by the coding sequence ATGAATGTCCGCATCGAACCCTCCTGGAAAAAGGTTCTCCAAACAGAATTTAACCAACCCTACTTCAAAAAACTTACTGAGTTTGTCAAAAAAGAATATATCTCCACCACCGTCTATCCACCCCCAAAATTCATCTTTAATGCTTTTAACTCCACTCCATTTAACCAAGTCAAGGTTGTTATTTTAGGCCAAGACCCCTATCACGGCCCCAACCAAGCCCACGGCCTCTGTTTCTCAGTTCTCCCCCCTACTCCTCCGCCACCCTCACTCCAGAATATCTACAAAGAGATAAAAAGCGACATCGGCCATATTACCAACACCTCAGGTGATCTCACTCATTGGACCAAACAAGGCATTCTTTTACTTAATGCCACTCTCACTGTCAGGGCCCACCAAGCCGGCTCCCATCAAAACAAAGGTTGGGAACAATTTACTGACGCTGTAATTAAGGTCCTCAATCAACAAAAAACCGGTCTCGTCTTTATTCTTTGGGGTGCTTACGCCCGCAAAAAAGGTGCCAACATCGATCGCCAACGCCATTTAGTTATTGAGTCAACTCATCCATCACCCCTCTCTGCCCATGCGGGTTTTTTTGGCAGTAAACCCTTCTCCCAAACTAACACCTATCTCCTCCTCAATGGACATCAACCCATCAACTGGTAA
- a CDS encoding class I fructose-bisphosphate aldolase codes for MSVFERDGRVMLLAYDQGFEHGPIDFNGKNVDPSYIMEIAESGFFTGVIFQEGVAAKYYDQKKAKVPLVVKLNGASSYSKGKEPYSPQLCTVKKAIELGAKGVGYTIYVGSEHEGEMMREFSLIEDEAHKAGLAVIAWMYPRGSKVVGKEHDKETVAYAARLGMELNADYVKTYYTGDEESFKWVVKSAGKTGVLAQGGGKIGWERLESEVRGIMAAGAKGLAIGRNVWQAERPVEVAEKLGKLVFTS; via the coding sequence ATGAGTGTTTTTGAAAGAGATGGAAGGGTGATGTTGTTAGCTTATGATCAAGGATTTGAGCATGGTCCGATTGATTTTAATGGGAAGAATGTGGATCCTTCTTATATCATGGAGATCGCGGAGAGCGGGTTTTTTACAGGAGTAATTTTTCAGGAAGGAGTGGCGGCAAAATATTATGATCAAAAAAAGGCAAAAGTGCCGTTGGTAGTGAAGTTGAATGGAGCGAGTTCATATAGTAAGGGAAAGGAGCCATATAGTCCACAATTATGCACAGTGAAAAAGGCGATTGAGTTGGGGGCAAAGGGAGTGGGATATACCATTTATGTTGGTAGTGAGCATGAAGGGGAGATGATGCGTGAGTTTAGTCTAATTGAGGATGAGGCGCATAAAGCTGGTTTAGCGGTGATTGCTTGGATGTATCCTAGGGGAAGTAAGGTGGTGGGTAAGGAGCATGACAAAGAGACGGTGGCATATGCGGCAAGACTGGGAATGGAGCTTAATGCTGATTATGTTAAAACATATTACACTGGTGATGAGGAAAGTTTTAAGTGGGTGGTTAAATCTGCTGGTAAGACGGGGGTGTTGGCGCAAGGAGGAGGAAAGATTGGATGGGAAAGACTTGAGAGTGAGGTAAGGGGTATTATGGCGGCGGGGGCTAAGGGATTGGCGATCGGTAGAAACGTGTGGCAAGCCGAGAGGCCGGTTGAGGTGGCAGAGAAGTTGGGTAAACTGGTGTTTACCAGTTGA
- a CDS encoding transketolase family protein, whose translation MINPEMQLVEDLDRVEVKAMRDGYGEVLLELGKDERMWVVVADLMESTRVKDFAKHYPDRFVEMGIAEQNMMGVAAGMALEGKIPFVNSFACFSPGRNYDQLRVSVCVGKANVKVVGGHAGAGNGEDGANQQSFEDVGMVRSLPNLVVVSPADYEQVKRATRAIVVHEGPVYMRMTAPARPVVTSKMTPFVLGKAQVLRRGGEVGLIVSGAMVYEGLRAAEELSGKVDVEVINIHTIKPIDESEIIRVAQKCKRVVVAEEHQIIGGLGSAVAEVLVKEGVGVKMRMVGMSDVFGESGKPEELLVKYGMSKEVIIKAIRELVGK comes from the coding sequence ATGATTAATCCAGAGATGCAGTTGGTGGAGGATTTAGATAGGGTGGAGGTGAAGGCGATGCGAGATGGATATGGCGAGGTGTTGTTGGAGTTGGGTAAAGATGAGCGTATGTGGGTAGTAGTGGCGGATTTGATGGAGAGTACTAGAGTCAAGGATTTTGCCAAGCATTATCCAGACAGATTTGTGGAGATGGGAATAGCGGAGCAGAATATGATGGGGGTGGCGGCGGGAATGGCTTTGGAAGGAAAGATTCCTTTTGTAAATTCGTTTGCGTGTTTTTCACCAGGAAGAAACTATGATCAGTTACGGGTGAGTGTTTGTGTAGGAAAAGCGAATGTCAAAGTGGTGGGAGGACATGCCGGGGCGGGCAATGGTGAGGATGGAGCCAATCAACAAAGCTTTGAGGATGTGGGTATGGTCCGGTCGTTACCAAATCTGGTGGTGGTGTCACCGGCAGATTATGAACAGGTTAAAAGGGCGACAAGGGCAATAGTAGTACATGAGGGGCCGGTGTATATGCGGATGACTGCTCCAGCAAGGCCAGTGGTAACAAGCAAGATGACTCCTTTTGTGTTAGGTAAAGCTCAGGTATTAAGAAGAGGGGGAGAGGTGGGGTTGATTGTGAGCGGAGCAATGGTGTATGAGGGATTACGAGCGGCTGAGGAGTTGTCGGGCAAGGTGGATGTCGAGGTGATTAATATTCATACAATTAAACCGATAGACGAGAGTGAGATTATTCGGGTGGCACAGAAATGCAAACGAGTAGTGGTGGCGGAGGAGCATCAGATTATTGGTGGTTTGGGGAGCGCGGTGGCAGAGGTATTAGTTAAGGAAGGTGTGGGGGTGAAAATGAGAATGGTGGGGATGAGTGATGTGTTTGGAGAGAGTGGTAAGCCGGAGGAGTTATTAGTAAAGTATGGAATGAGTAAAGAGGTTATAATCAAGGCGATTAGAGAATTAGTTGGAAAATAA